Within the Pseudomonadota bacterium genome, the region CTCGAGCAGCGCCCGCGCGACCGGGTGCTCCGGGACGCGGATGCCGACCGTCTTTCGGCGGCTCAGGCAGAGCTTCGGGACCTCCTTCGTGGCCTCGAGCACGAACGTGTACGGGCCCGGGACGAGGCGGCGCATGATCCGGTACGCCGCGTCGGGCACGCGGGCGTACCGCGCGATCTCGGAGAGATCCGCGCAGAGGAACGAGAACGGCTTGTCGGTCCTGGCGCCCTTGATCTGGTACACCCGCTCGACGGCCTTCTTGTTGAAGAGATCCGCGCCGAACCCGAACACGGTCCCCGTCGGGTAGGCGATCACGCCGCCGCGCTCGAGCACGTCGACCGCCTGCCGGATCTTGCGCGGCTCCGGGTGCGCCGGGTTGATGGGAAGCAGCATGCTCTCTCCGTCCTTCGCGGCTGCGGCAAATACCACAGAACGGCGGTTTCGCCTACCGGATACCCGCCGGATTTCGGACGAGACCCGGCAACACGGGCGGAATAGGATTGGAGAAAGCCGGCGGGCTGGGCTCGATCGTGGACGCGAGCAGGCGGGTCGTGTGCCGGCAGGCGCTGGATCCGGAAGGGTACTCGATCGACCCGCAGTGCGATCTCGACGGCGACGGCACCTACGAGGGATGGGAGGAGTGCGACGTGCGGCTGTGGGACACGCTCCCCAACGGCACCACGAAGAGCTCCTTCTTCATCAAGATGAGCAT harbors:
- a CDS encoding L-threonylcarbamoyladenylate synthase; amino-acid sequence: MLLPINPAHPEPRKIRQAVDVLERGGVIAYPTGTVFGFGADLFNKKAVERVYQIKGARTDKPFSFLCADLSEIARYARVPDAAYRIMRRLVPGPYTFVLEATKEVPKLCLSRRKTVGIRVPEHPVARALLEVFGRPIISTSAKRDDDDEWSLNDPAELAVKFKQLDLILDAGLAGFVPSTVIAFHESGEVEVLRRGAGPVDGIL